Sequence from the Desulfovibrio intestinalis genome:
GTCCATAGCGCGCAATACAGGCATACAGAAGGCACGCGGCGACTATGTCGTTTTTCTGGATGCTGACGATGTGCTGATGGAAGACGTTCTGGCTACCCACCTGAATATGTTTGCAACACATCCCCATCTGGACATGTCATTGTGCCGCTGTTTTGATTATCACACACCCGGCAGCGATGGGGTCAATTGCCTGTGGCCGCTCATGCGCGGCTATTGGAACATCCATATCTGTTGCTCCAATGTTGCGCCCCTTCACTGCTTCATGCTGCGTGAAAAAGTCATACGGCAGGCGGGCCTGTTCAACGTGTCGCTTACAGGCTGCGAAGATTATGAATACTGGCTGCGCTGCTTCAGTACGGGATGTCGCGCTGGTCTGGCTGCTGAAGGGCTGGTTATCTACCGTAGACATCAAACAAGCACCACCGCCAACAGGCAACATATGCTTCTGCATGAGGTGTCCCTTCGCAGTCTTGTAGCCAATATGCTGACTTCGTCGCGCCTGACGGATTCGCAGGAAAAATTGGCTGGCTGGCTGGCCTTGGCCAGCGGCTGCCTCAGTTTGGCAAGCCAGATTACATTCAGCAAGGCGCTTGCGCTTAAAATGCAAGACATGTTTGTTCGGGCGGTTCAGGAAGCGGAGCGTCTGCATGCATGCTCAAAAAGCAGCAACGCGGATCTGCGCTGCATAGAGCGGTATTATCCGGCCCAGGCTATCAAGGCTGCCGGATTTATGGCCGAAGACCTGACTCCTGATGCGGTTGAGGCTGTAAAATTGCTCGTAAACCACCATCCCTATCTTGCGGAATGCAGCGCGGCGGAACTCGACAGCCAGATTTCTGCTATGTTGCAGCATCTTCAGGTTCCTGGAATTCCGAACGTTTTACAGCGTTTTGCTGCATCCGACAGCTGAGAACCCCCGTGCATTTGCCTTGCCGTTTTTCACGCAAGAGGCTATTGCACTGCGTGAAGTTATTCCGCTTTTGTGCAGAGATAAGGAGACAGTAATGCCAAAGAACGCAGCCCTCATTCTGGCGGCAGGCAAGGGCACCCGCATGCATTCCGACAAGCCCAAGGTTTTGCAGACCATGCTGGGCGAACCCATGCTGGCCTGTGTGCTTGCGGCTTTGCGCCCCGTATTTGCTGATGATGTGTGGGTTGTGACCGGGCACCGGGCTGATATGGTGCAGGCCGCCTTTCCCGAAGTGCCGCATGTTCTTCAGGAACAGCAGCTTGGCACCGGGCACGCTCTCATACAGGCTTTGCCTG
This genomic interval carries:
- a CDS encoding glycosyltransferase family 2 protein, producing the protein MPSPPLVSVIIPSYNYARFLPEAVRSVLRQKADNLDVEIIVVDDGSTDNTQEVAHAMLRDIVYVRQQKSGVSIARNTGIQKARGDYVVFLDADDVLMEDVLATHLNMFATHPHLDMSLCRCFDYHTPGSDGVNCLWPLMRGYWNIHICCSNVAPLHCFMLREKVIRQAGLFNVSLTGCEDYEYWLRCFSTGCRAGLAAEGLVIYRRHQTSTTANRQHMLLHEVSLRSLVANMLTSSRLTDSQEKLAGWLALASGCLSLASQITFSKALALKMQDMFVRAVQEAERLHACSKSSNADLRCIERYYPAQAIKAAGFMAEDLTPDAVEAVKLLVNHHPYLAECSAAELDSQISAMLQHLQVPGIPNVLQRFAASDS